In a single window of the Gadus macrocephalus chromosome 6, ASM3116895v1 genome:
- the rnft2 gene encoding RING finger and transmembrane domain-containing protein 2, translating into MQRRHSSNTDGMPGERSRSQTLGSESSLDEGCVFDCLKPDSPVSPQQLFSGLVGVPTSSVSAAPFQAASLVLGSPPDVFIQMTTSSREDGGTPHRSDGGGSYMVPRPPQPHHFHHHFHHQQPLQHRTSSLLQQAAASAGPERHGSGREEGQAEEQSTPAPALSELKSVVTWLQRGFPFILILLAKVCFQHKLGIAVCVGMVSTFAFANSRFKHQVSLREERSVLVALWIIVFLMGNIVYLYYTFGEEELYNSLIFAKPNIDSFDFFHLIWVVGITDFVLKYCTISLKCFILFLPRIFLAFKSRGKFYLLVEELSQLFRALLPIQLWYKYIMGEDPSSSYMLGAMLIIIYSLCKSFDICGRLSSIRKALVILCSAQSFGVRASSQQCGEAGDVCSICQNEFTDPLVLQCQHVFCEDCLCLWFDRERSCPLCRSSVIESLRCWKDGTTSAHFQIY; encoded by the exons ATGCAGAGAAGACACAGCAGCAACACGGATGGCATGCCCGGTGAAAG GAGCCGTAGCCAAACCCTGGGATCAGAGAGCAGCCTGGACGAGGGTTGTGTGTTCGACTGTCTGAAGCCCgactcccccgtctccccccagcAGCTCTTCTCCGGTCTGGTGGGCGTCCCCACCAGCTCCGTGTCCGCCGCCCCCTTCCAGGCCGCCAGCCTAGTGCTGGGCTCCCCCCCGGACGTCTTCATCCAGATGACCACCTCCTCACGGGAGGACGGCGGCACCCCACATCGCTCTGACGGCGGCGGCTCTTACATGGTTCCTCGCCCGCCGCAGCcccaccacttccaccaccacttccaccaccaGCAGCCGCTGCAGCACAGGACCTCGTCCCTGCTGCAGCAGGCCGCGGCGTCGGCCGGCCCTGAGAGGCATGGCTCGGGCCGGGAGGAGGGCCAGGCGGAGGAGCAGTCCACTCCTGCGCCGGCGCTCTCGGAGCTGAAGTCTGTGGTGACCTGGCTACAGAGGGGCTTCCCCTTCATCCTCATCCTGTTGGCTAAAGTCTGCTTCCAGCATAAGCTAG GTATTGCTGTATGTGTGGGGATGGTCAGCACATTTGCCTTTGCCAATTCCAGATTCAAGCACCAGGTGTCATTACGG GAGGAGCGCTCTGTGTTGGTTGCTCTGTGGATCATTGTGTTCTTGATGGGGAACATCGTGTATCTCTATTATACATTTGGTGAAGAGGAGCTGTACAACAG CCTCATCTTCGCTAAGCCCAACATCGACAGCTTTGACTTCTTCCATCTGATCTGGGTGGTGGGCATCACAGACTTTGTCCTCAAGTACTGCACCATCAGCCTGAAATGCTTCATCCTCTTCCTTCCCAGGATCTTCCTGGCCTTCAAGTCCCGA gGAAAGTTCTATctgttggtggaggagctgagccaGCTGTTCCGGGCCCTGCTGCCCATCCAGCTGTGGTACAAGTACATCATGGGAGAAGACCCCTCCTCTAGCTACATGCTAGGGGCCATGCTCATCATCATCTACAGCCTGTGCAAG TCCTTTGACATCTGTGGTCGACTGTCGTCCATTCGCAAGGCCTTGGTTATCCTCTGCAGTGCTCAG AGTTTTGGTGTGCGGGCCAGCAGCCAGCAGTGTGGTGAGGCTGGGGACGTCTGTTCCATCTGTCAGAATGAGTTCACGGACCCCCTGGTGCTTCAGTGCCAG CATGTTTTCTGTGAGGACTGCCTGTGTCTCTGGTTCGACCGGGAGAGGTCCTGCCCCCTGTGCCGCTCCTCTGTCATCGAGAGCCTGCGCTGCTGGAAGGACGGCACGACCTCAGCCCACTTCCAGATCTACTAG
- the spring1 gene encoding SREBP regulating gene protein, with product MMVLRRLLRRRWVLGVVFGLSLIYFITSTLKQEERTIRDRTLLEVRDLDHRIPWKIRFNLGNSSRQMTQCRNSIQGKALLTDELGYVCQRKDLLVNGCCNVNAPNSRQYICKSCLANGCCDIYEYCVSCCLQPDKQPLLERFLNRAAEGFQNLFTAVGDHFELCLAKCRTSSQSVQHENTYRNPQAKYCYGESPPELLPI from the exons ATGATGGTGCTCCGCCGGCTGCTAAGGAGACGCTGGGTCCTCGGAGTGGTGTTCGGATTGTCCCTAATTTACTTCATCACCAGTACCCTCAAACAG GAAGAGAGAACCATTCGAGACCGCACCCTCTTGGAAGTGAGGGACTTGGACCACCGCATCCCCTGGAAGATTCGTTTCAACTTGGGTAACAGCAGCCGTCAGATGACCCAATGTCGGAACTCCATCCAGGGCAAAGCCCTGCTGACAGACGAGCTTG GCTACGTGTGCCAGAGGAAGGACCTGCTGGTTAACGGCTGCTGTAACGTCAACGCTCCGAACTCCAGGCAGTACATCTGCAAGAGCTGCTTGGCCAACGGCTGCTGCGACATCTACGAGTACTGTGTGTCCTGCTGCCTGCAGCCCGACAAG CAACCACTCCTCGAGCGTTTCCTGAACCGAGCTGCAGAGGGCTTTCAGAATCTCTTCACTGCGGTCGGGGACCACTTTGAGCTGTGCTTGGCTAAGTGTCGGACCTCCTCACAA AGTGTTCAACATGAAAACACCTACCGAAACCCTCAGGCAAAGTACTGCTATGGAGAAAGTCCTCCAGAACTTCTTCCTATATGA
- the LOC132459872 gene encoding uncharacterized protein LOC132459872 isoform X2: MDHQLRIQHNPIHYVLFLLAVQWGRVLPMPILNQSVCNSALPLTEILQHEASQLLDNYVLIHQFQADSIPEDVPDAKVNGNSPAEKLYSIAVQEMRFYQHLMVVKNYTTDFWANPDPSLQDAFETAIKRLSKHYQMIGELLNAVDPNFNSPTMPASPAPSIEGGYANKHYGWGVLSNLKVLLNNVEQELKSVCGEELQNL; this comes from the exons ATGGACCATCAACTCAGAATCCAACACAATCCAATCCATTATG TACTGTTTCTCCTGGCGGTCCAGTGGGGGCGTGTCCTCCCGATGCCCATTCTGAACCAGAGTGTGTGTAACAGCGCTTTACCTCTGACAGAGATCCTCCAGCACGAAGCCAGTCAGTTGCTGGACAACTAT GTGCTCATCCATCAGTTTCAGGCTGATTCCATCCCAGAAGACGTTCCTGATGCCAAGGTGAATGGTAACAGCCCCGCTGAGAAACTGTACAGCATCGCTGTGCAGGAAATGCGGTTCTACCAGCACCTCATGGTCGTAAAGAACTACACCACGGACTTCTGGGCCAACCCAGACCCCAGCCTACAGGACGCCTTCGAAACGGCAATAAAACGATTGTCAAAACATTACCAGATGATAGGGGAGCTTCTGAATGCAGTTGACCCCAACTTTAATTCTCCAACCATGCCGGCCTCCCCGGCCCCCAGCATCGAGGGCGGCTATGCCAATAAACATTATGGCTGGGGGGTTTTATCAAACCTAAAGGTCCTGTTAAACAATGTGGAGCAAGAGCTCAAAAGTGTTTGTGGGGAAGAGTTACAAAACCTATAA
- the LOC132459872 gene encoding uncharacterized protein LOC132459872 isoform X1, with amino-acid sequence MDHQLRIQHNPIHYAVLFLLAVQWGRVLPMPILNQSVCNSALPLTEILQHEASQLLDNYVLIHQFQADSIPEDVPDAKVNGNSPAEKLYSIAVQEMRFYQHLMVVKNYTTDFWANPDPSLQDAFETAIKRLSKHYQMIGELLNAVDPNFNSPTMPASPAPSIEGGYANKHYGWGVLSNLKVLLNNVEQELKSVCGEELQNL; translated from the exons ATGGACCATCAACTCAGAATCCAACACAATCCAATCCATTATG CAGTACTGTTTCTCCTGGCGGTCCAGTGGGGGCGTGTCCTCCCGATGCCCATTCTGAACCAGAGTGTGTGTAACAGCGCTTTACCTCTGACAGAGATCCTCCAGCACGAAGCCAGTCAGTTGCTGGACAACTAT GTGCTCATCCATCAGTTTCAGGCTGATTCCATCCCAGAAGACGTTCCTGATGCCAAGGTGAATGGTAACAGCCCCGCTGAGAAACTGTACAGCATCGCTGTGCAGGAAATGCGGTTCTACCAGCACCTCATGGTCGTAAAGAACTACACCACGGACTTCTGGGCCAACCCAGACCCCAGCCTACAGGACGCCTTCGAAACGGCAATAAAACGATTGTCAAAACATTACCAGATGATAGGGGAGCTTCTGAATGCAGTTGACCCCAACTTTAATTCTCCAACCATGCCGGCCTCCCCGGCCCCCAGCATCGAGGGCGGCTATGCCAATAAACATTATGGCTGGGGGGTTTTATCAAACCTAAAGGTCCTGTTAAACAATGTGGAGCAAGAGCTCAAAAGTGTTTGTGGGGAAGAGTTACAAAACCTATAA